A single genomic interval of Gemmatimonadales bacterium harbors:
- the surE gene encoding 5'/3'-nucleotidase SurE, which produces MEILVANDDGILSLGIQVLADACRQVGNVTVVAPDREQSGQSHALTLSRPLRPVSVGERTWQVDGTPTDCVLLALEALMPRHPDFVFSGINHGPNLGEDVLYSGTVSAAMEAVALGIPGIALSFAGRQADLMNGYRDLVGRLVAKICALASYPRNTLININLPPIPADQVRGINVVRLGSRIFADSVARQKDPWGREVLWVGGGKIIWTEDTDTDQAAIAAGYVSVTPLQLDLTNHQLLETVRDWKLDAP; this is translated from the coding sequence ATGGAGATCCTAGTTGCAAATGATGACGGAATCCTGTCACTAGGCATCCAGGTGCTGGCTGACGCCTGCCGGCAGGTCGGGAACGTCACCGTCGTCGCACCAGACCGTGAGCAGAGTGGGCAGTCCCATGCGCTGACCCTGAGCCGGCCCCTCCGGCCGGTATCGGTCGGGGAACGCACCTGGCAGGTCGATGGAACGCCGACCGATTGCGTCCTGCTGGCGCTCGAGGCGCTGATGCCCCGCCACCCAGACTTCGTCTTCAGCGGGATCAACCACGGGCCGAATCTCGGCGAAGACGTGCTCTATTCGGGTACGGTGTCGGCTGCCATGGAGGCTGTGGCCCTTGGCATCCCGGGGATCGCGCTCTCGTTCGCCGGGCGGCAGGCCGATCTGATGAACGGGTACCGCGACCTGGTCGGTCGACTGGTTGCGAAGATCTGCGCCCTCGCGTCCTACCCGCGCAACACACTGATCAACATCAACCTGCCACCGATCCCCGCCGATCAGGTCCGGGGGATCAACGTCGTCCGGCTTGGCTCACGAATCTTTGCCGATTCGGTTGCCCGGCAGAAGGATCCGTGGGGTCGGGAAGTCCTCTGGGTCGGCGGCGGCAAGATCATCTGGACCGAAGATACCGACACCGATCAGGCGGCGATCGCGGCTGGCTACGTCAGCGTGACTCCGCTCCAGCTCGATCTCACCAACCATCAATTGCTCGAGACCGTGCGCGATTGGA
- a CDS encoding HAD family hydrolase, with amino-acid sequence MRRCALLIDFGGTLDADGEPWVERFFRLYQAAGGIGDRNRFRTAFARSDSLLARLPGIAALGYAATVATQASLLAELLADGACLAGTDLSDRFVEDAVGVARRNRDVLLELSETHQLAVVSNYQGNLQPCLDELELGDLFDVVSDSEVVGARKPDRRIFDATLAALDCEPARCWMIGDSPPNDIAAAASLGMATCWLADAARPAVGIAPDVRVSRFDQVPRALAA; translated from the coding sequence GTGCGTCGCTGCGCGCTGCTGATCGACTTTGGCGGGACCCTTGATGCCGACGGCGAGCCGTGGGTTGAGCGCTTTTTCCGGCTCTATCAGGCGGCCGGAGGGATCGGCGATCGGAACCGTTTCCGGACGGCGTTTGCCCGCTCCGATTCGCTGCTGGCGCGCCTTCCAGGGATCGCCGCTCTCGGATACGCGGCCACCGTCGCCACCCAGGCGAGCCTCCTGGCGGAACTCCTCGCCGATGGTGCCTGCCTCGCCGGCACCGACCTCTCGGATCGCTTCGTGGAGGACGCGGTCGGGGTGGCGCGGCGGAATCGTGACGTGCTTCTCGAACTCTCGGAGACCCATCAGCTCGCCGTCGTGTCAAACTATCAGGGGAACCTGCAGCCGTGCCTCGATGAACTCGAACTCGGCGACCTCTTCGACGTGGTCTCCGATTCCGAAGTGGTTGGCGCGCGCAAGCCCGATCGCCGGATCTTCGACGCGACCCTTGCCGCGCTCGACTGCGAGCCGGCGCGCTGCTGGATGATCGGTGACTCGCCGCCCAACGATATCGCCGCCGCTGCGTCGCTCGGCATGGCAACCTGCTGGCTGGCGGACGCGGCGCGACCAGCGGTCGGCATCGCACCCGATGTGCGCGTGAGCCGGTTCGATCAGGTCCCTCGGGCACTCGCCGCATGA
- a CDS encoding NTP transferase domain-containing protein, which yields MMHGLVLAGGEGSRLRASGVTVPKALLAITGEPQIVRMAAACRRAGCATVTCAVRSALVTAVESALAGRDVTVVSVSTPTSLQTLDLGLRAVGAGNVLCTLVDTIMPDDAWDRANERAVGALAGVDAVVAVTPFVEDESPLWVDVEDDMTVRSFGHAGARRLATGGVYWFSPRAREIAAASVAAGVERIRGFLGALITDGARVQAVEVPRIVDVDTDADIRSALQLVGGYTQ from the coding sequence ATGATGCACGGCCTGGTGCTCGCCGGCGGTGAGGGGTCCAGGTTGCGCGCCAGCGGCGTCACGGTGCCGAAGGCGCTCCTCGCGATCACCGGTGAGCCGCAGATCGTGCGGATGGCCGCGGCGTGCCGTCGCGCGGGATGCGCCACGGTAACCTGCGCCGTGCGCAGCGCTCTGGTAACGGCAGTCGAATCGGCGCTGGCCGGGCGCGACGTCACGGTCGTCAGCGTCTCGACACCGACGTCCCTGCAGACCCTCGATCTCGGCCTCCGTGCGGTCGGCGCCGGCAACGTGCTGTGTACCCTGGTCGACACGATCATGCCGGACGACGCCTGGGATCGCGCCAACGAGCGCGCGGTCGGTGCATTGGCCGGCGTCGACGCGGTGGTGGCGGTCACCCCGTTCGTCGAAGATGAGTCGCCGCTCTGGGTCGATGTCGAGGACGACATGACCGTGCGTTCGTTTGGTCATGCTGGAGCGCGGCGTCTCGCGACCGGGGGCGTCTACTGGTTCTCACCGCGGGCGCGGGAAATCGCTGCGGCGTCAGTCGCCGCCGGTGTCGAGCGGATCCGCGGATTCCTTGGTGCGCTCATCACCGATGGTGCGCGGGTCCAGGCGGTCGAGGTGCCGCGCATCGTCGACGTGGATACCGATGCGGACATTCGCAGTGCTCTCCAACTGGTTGGAGGATATACCCAATGA
- a CDS encoding aspartate aminotransferase family protein — MTATAPMTTVPGPLSVETCAAESQFAAPGTQGVALFSQLALDRGEGAILWDRDGNRYIDLMAGICVASLGYGHPRYVEALQRQVARLHVGSFATAHRAELVKLIASITPGDCNRTQFYSSGAEAVEAALRLAKSYTKKTEVVAFWGGYHGKTGGVLPLLGGTFKHELGPLMPGCYLSPYASMSRDEFASESAEECLARAMKFLRRKISLETTNNVAAIIVEPIQGTAGNIVPVPGFLRELRKLADEIGAVLIADEMITGFGRTGKMFGVGHDGIVPDIMTVGKAFGGGFPMSGVIASDKVAFSTPWANPSGSSSSYGGNPLAAAAALAAISITIDEDLPARAQRIGDKMLAVMRSWEATIPIVRDVRGRGLMIGMDLVHPRTGKLLDRSVTREIFDALLARGVLSMLYSAEVRINPPLVIEESDALEALAIMENVLVDACDRIV; from the coding sequence ATGACCGCTACCGCACCAATGACAACCGTTCCCGGCCCACTATCCGTCGAGACCTGCGCGGCGGAGTCGCAGTTCGCAGCACCTGGGACGCAGGGGGTCGCGCTCTTCTCACAACTGGCACTTGATCGCGGCGAAGGAGCAATCCTCTGGGACCGCGACGGGAATCGCTACATCGACCTGATGGCGGGGATCTGTGTTGCGTCGCTTGGCTATGGGCATCCACGCTACGTCGAGGCGCTTCAGCGCCAGGTCGCGAGATTGCACGTCGGCTCGTTCGCGACAGCGCATCGGGCGGAACTGGTGAAGCTGATCGCCAGCATCACCCCGGGCGACTGCAACCGGACCCAGTTCTATTCGAGCGGCGCGGAGGCGGTGGAAGCTGCGCTGCGGCTGGCCAAGTCATACACCAAGAAGACGGAGGTCGTTGCCTTCTGGGGCGGGTATCACGGCAAGACTGGCGGCGTCCTCCCGCTGCTCGGTGGCACCTTCAAGCACGAGCTCGGCCCGCTCATGCCCGGCTGCTATCTCTCGCCTTACGCGAGTATGTCGCGAGACGAGTTCGCGTCGGAATCTGCGGAAGAATGCCTCGCTCGAGCGATGAAGTTCCTGCGCCGAAAGATCTCGCTCGAGACGACCAACAACGTGGCGGCGATCATTGTGGAGCCGATCCAGGGGACCGCTGGGAACATCGTTCCCGTGCCCGGTTTCCTCCGCGAGTTGCGCAAGCTCGCCGACGAAATTGGCGCGGTCCTGATCGCCGACGAGATGATCACCGGCTTCGGCCGAACCGGCAAGATGTTCGGCGTGGGACACGACGGCATCGTGCCCGATATCATGACGGTCGGCAAGGCGTTCGGCGGCGGCTTTCCGATGAGCGGGGTGATCGCCTCCGACAAGGTCGCGTTCTCGACGCCGTGGGCCAATCCGAGCGGCAGCTCATCGAGCTACGGCGGCAACCCCCTCGCTGCGGCGGCAGCGCTCGCGGCGATCAGCATCACCATCGATGAGGATCTCCCGGCGCGGGCGCAACGGATCGGCGACAAGATGCTCGCCGTGATGCGCAGTTGGGAAGCGACGATTCCGATCGTCCGCGACGTGCGCGGGCGGGGACTGATGATCGGGATGGACCTGGTGCATCCGCGAACCGGCAAGTTGCTCGATCGCAGCGTGACCCGGGAGATCTTCGATGCCCTGCTGGCTCGCGGCGTCCTGTCGATGTTGTACAGCGCCGAAGTCCGGATCAACCCGCCGCTCGTCATCGAGGAGTCCGATGCCCTCGAGGCGCTGGCCATCATGGAGAATGTCCTTGTCGATGCCTGCGACCGGATCGTTTGA